Genomic segment of Kiritimatiellaceae bacterium:
ACACGCCGTTAATCCGTCCGGCGAATGGGCGGCTCTCAACTACGACGACTCAAAATGGAACCCTGCCGGATGCGTTTTGGAAGGGGTGAAGAGTCCGCCGGAAGTCCCGTATGTCTGGGCTGCACCGGATCCTTATGTAAACGCCTCTTCCAAGGTTCTCCCCGTGTGTCCGGGCGATCCGTGGGACGGACGGGGATTTGTTGTTTATCGGAAATTTTTTGAGGTCAAGTAACTGGCGGAACCATCTCTTTCAAACGGGTTTCTTGCAGTGCGGTGGAAGATCAGGTAGAACATGCTCTAAGTGCGCGGCGGGTTGCTGGGCGGCTGTTGCAGCTCAAAGTGTTACTGATCATGTGAGATCAAGAGTTAAGGTCGAAATGTTATGAAAGTGGTGATTTTGGCAGGCGGATTGGGCACGCGGATCAGTGAGGAAACGGCTATCAAGCCCAAACCGTTGATCGAGGTAGGCGGCCGTCCGCTTCTTTGGCACGTGATGAAGCTCTACTCAGCATTCGGCCTTACAGATTTTGTTATCTGTCTCGGGTATAAGGGCTACATGATCAAGGAATTCTTCGCCAACTATTTTCTGCATATGTCCGATGTAACCATTAACCTGTCTAATAACGAGATCAAGGTGCACAACAATTACTCCGATCCATGGACCGTGACGCTGGTCGATACCGGGGAAAACACCATGACTGGCGGGCGCATTAAAAGAATTAAACCGTACTTAGTGGACGGCGAAGATTTTTGTCTTACCTATGGCGATGGTGTCGGCGATGTGAACATCGGGAAGCTTTTGGAATTTCATCGCAATCAGAAAACACTGGCTACCCTGACAGCCACTCGCCCTCCGGGACGTTTCGGCGCCTTGCGAATTGCCAACAACAAGGCGCTGGACTTTGAGGAAAAACCCGCCGGTGACCGCGCCTGGGTTAATGGCGGATTCTTTGTTTGTTCGCCCAAGGTGCTGGATTATATTGAGAGCGATCAAACTGTATGGGAACGCGAGCCGATGAACCGGCTTACGTCCGAAGGACAGCTTTCCACCTATCTTCACGAGGGCTTCTGGCAGCCGGTTGACACGCTTCGTGATAAAACGAGTCTGCAAGAGTTATGGGACGGCGGGAAAGCTCCGTGGAAAGTGTGGGCGTGAGCAGGGTCGCCGTGTCAGGAGTAATCGGATAATGACTGAAACGATTAACCAAGTTATGAATGATTCATCCCGAGGTAAATTGCTTTCGGTGATCGTTCCGTTTTTGAACGAAACGGAGATCCTCGACCTTTTTTTCGAGGAATTAATGGTTCACTTAAAAGAACTGGATATGCCGTTCGAAGTGATCTGTGTGGACAATGCCAGTACCGACGATACGTATGGGCAGCTGCTGTTGTGGCGCCATCGGCATCCGGAAATCAAAGTCATCCGCTTTTCCCGTTATTTCGGTAAGGAGATGGCTCTCACAGCAGGCCTTGATTACGCCAAGGGCGATGCCGTGATTCTTATGGATCCGGATCTTCAGGATCCGCCCGCGATGATGGCTGATTTTATCGCCAAATGGCGTGAAGGCTACGATATGGTGTACGCCACCCGTTGCCGCTCCGGCATAGAGAGCGGAGTGAAGACGTTCCTGAACACGTTGTTCTACAAGGTATTCAACATCGTCAGCGAGAACGGCATTCCGTATCGCACCGGAGATTTTCGGCTGATTGATGCCAAGATCGTCGAAGTGATCCGGCACATTCGGGAGAAATCACGCTTCCTTCGTAGCTTGACCGCATGGGCTGGATTCAAGAGCACCGCCATCATGTTCGACCGCCCCGAACGGATCAAAGGCAAATCCAAATCGAACTGGGTTTTCCTTTGGAACTACGCCATAGACGCTATTCTGTCCACCACCAACCGCCCCTTGCGCATCTGGTCTTACATTGGCCTGGGGGTATCGATGGTGGCGATCTTGGCGGCCATTGCTCTTGTTATCCGAACCGTGGTGTTTGGTAAAGATGTGCTAGGTTACGCCAGCATGATGACCACCATCCTGTTTTTGGGCGGGTTCCAATTGATTTCCGTTGGCGTTGTCGCTGAGTATCTCGGCCGGGTTTATCGCGAGGTTCAAAACAGACCCTTGTATGTGATTGATCAAAGTCACGGAGTCGACGCCAGTCGGCTGCCTCCGTGTCCAAACAAAATAAGGAACTTACATAATGGCATCTAAAATATGGAAGCAATGCCGCACTTGCGGTAACCCCCATCTTGTTCCTGTAGTCGATATGGGAAAGCAACCTCTCAGTGGCGTGTTTCCGAAACCTTCGGAGCCCGATCCGTCATCTTCCCCGTTGGATTTAATCCGTTGCGATATTAGCGCAACCCCGGGCGCGTGCGGGCTGGTTCAGCTTCGCGACACGGCTGACCTTGGAGAAATGTATGGTAGCACCTACGGATATTTTTCATCTATCAGTCCGACCATGACCGCCCACCTGACTGGCAAGGTGCGCGATCTTGTCGCGTATGCCAAACCCTGTCGGGGCGATGTCATTCTCGATATCGGCAGCAATGATGGAACTCTGTTGAACGCCTACGGCAGCGAAGCCGGATTTGTCCGCGTTGGAATGGATCCTTCCGCGGAAAAATTCCGCCACAACTACCAGCCGGACATCAATGTCGTATATGATTTCTTTTCAGAAAAGGGAACGCGTTCAATGATCGGCAGCAAAAACTGCAAGATCATCACGTCGATCGCAATGTTTTATGACCTCGACGATCCGCTGTCGTTTATCCGTCAAATCCGCGCTTTGCTTGCCGTGGACGGGGTATGGGCTCTGGAACTGGCCTACATGCCGCTTTTTTTGAAGCAACTTTCTTATGATCAAATCTGCCATGAGCACGTCACCTATTACGGTCTTCGCCAGATGGATTGGATGATGCGTCAGGAGGGTCTTAAAATTCTGAGTGTATCATTTAACGATATGAACGGCGGGAGTTTTTACCTTTATGTCGGCCGTGCGGACGGCCCCCGCGTTCCAGAGCAGGAATGCATCAACAGCCTGCTTGCTTCTGAGGCCGAACTGGATTCGCCGCGGCCCTACCAGCGTTTGCACAACCGGATGCTTGCCCATCGCGATGATGTAAAAAACTTTTTTAAAATCATGCGCGCCGCCGGGAAAAAAGTGTACGGCTACGGTGCCTCAACTAAAGGGAACGTGGTAATAAATTACTGCGATATCGGCCCCGCCGACCTCGTGGCCATAGGAGACCGTAATCCGGAAAAAGACGGACTCGTAACGCCTGGATCGCGTATCCCGATCATTTCCCACGAGAAGTTGCGTGCCCTCAAGCCGGACTATTTGTTTGTCTTCATCTGGCACTTCCGCAGCGAGGTCATCCGAGATGAAATGGATTTCCTCCGGCGCGGCGGCACTCTGATTTTCTCACTGCCTCGTCTGCATCTGGTGGACATCAACAACTACGAACGTTATCTGGACAACGATTTCGGAGATCAGTCCTTCTTGCTTTGATTTATGAGCGCCGCTGAAAAATCGTCCGAATTCTATTGGCCGGATCAGCGGGTGCTGATTACTGGCGCGGACGGTTTTTTAGGCGGGGCCATGACACGCAGTCTGCTGAGCCGGGGAGCCTCCGTGTATGCTTTGGTATGGTCCGGCAATCAGGAATGTGATGTAAAAAATCTGATGGCGTCTGGAGCAGCCATCGTTCGCGGCGATGTAGCGGATATTTCTTTGCTGACTAGCTTGTGCGGTGATTCCGGAATCAATACGGTTTTTCATCTGGCCGCAATTAACTCCAACACGGGAACCCTGCCGCCTTACGCGTTGTGGGAGGCAAATATTCGCGGCGTTTATACTGTGCTGGAAGCCTGTCGCGCGGCATCGCCAAGGGCCCGCGTTATAATCGCATCGAGCCGGGAAGCGGAGGAGTGTTTCTCCGGACTATCCGCCCGTCCGCATCACCCGTATATGGTCTCAAAGGCCTCCGCCGAATTGATCGCTCGATCCTATAGTGACACATTCAATTTGCCGTCTGCCTGTGTCCGATCCGACAATCTCTACGGCGGCGGTGACCGCAATTGGCAACGACTGATTCCCGGTACCATACGCTCCTTGTTGCAGGGCGAAGCGCCGGTCATCCGTGGCGACGGACAGCTCGCCAGAGCGTATGTGTATATTGATGATGCGGTAAATGCCTATTGCGCGATTGCTGAACGATTACACCGGAAGGATATTCGCGGGCAGATATTCCGGCTTTCCACCGGCATCAACAGTTCGGTTCTGGACACTGTTCGTCAGCTTGTTGAAATTTCGGGCCGGAACGACTTGGATCCCCGCATATTGCATGAAAAATGCGACGAACGGGTAGATGAAGTTTATATGCCGGTTCGGGAAAAGCAGTTGCTGGATTGGGAAAACACCACGGGGCTCCATGAGGGGCTGGCCCGGACGTATGAATGGTACAGGACACATTCAGGAGAGCTCTCGTGAAGAAAAACATCCATACTGTAGAAGCGACGATGCATCGCAAACGCGATTACGCCTTCATGACGATTCTTGGGGTCGGTCTAATCCTTCGGCTTTTCTGGCTGGGACGCGCTTCGTTGCAAATCGATGAAATCGTCACCATCCGTGACGCCATTTTTCAATCCGACATTTCGGCTATTTACCAGACTGAGTTGCAGAGGTTTCACTGGTACCGGGTTCTGCCGCTGTTTATGGTGCCCATTCATTACGTCGGAAAGTGGCTGGGGGTTAGTCAGGGCTTTCCTCCCGAATTTTATCTTCGGCTACCCGGAGCATTGATCAGCTGTCTGCTGATACCTTTGATGTACTGGCTCACCCGAACTCTGGCTGGCCGCAGGGCCGGACTGATCGCAATGTTGCTCGCAGCGCTTTCGCCCTTTCACACGTATTATGCACGCGAAGCTTATGCCTATGGCTACCTGATGTTTTTCTCCACGGGCATGCTGTGGTGCTCGCTGCGTATCCTGATGGAGGATTGGCGAAAAGATGCGGTGCCGTGGCGGTGGCTCGTCGGCTACGCTGTTTTTGCGTCGCTCTTCCTGCAAACCCATTTGACGGCGACTGTATTTCTTTCTGTATGGACGCCCATTTTTGGTCTGGCCTTGATCTGGCGGCACGGACTTCCGGCGCTGTGGAAGCGCGGACGACTGTTTTTGCTGGGGTTGATGATGGGGCTCCCGTATCTGCTGTTCTCGCCATTTTTAATCCGGCTGCTGACCAGTGGATACAAAAGTACCGACGTCGGCGCAGGAACCTACTATTTCACCCCCGCCGCTGCGCTGACTCTGGTGTCACGCATGGGGTGGGGTGAGGCTTGGGTCACCACATTACTTTTTGTGCTCGTTGCCGGGTGGGGAATCTACCGGATTGCGCGCATCTCCCGGAAAGATGTTGTGCACACCGCTGGCATGATTTTGTTGCTCCAGGCGATCATCTATGTCGCTTTTCAGGCGACCTATCAGATTCAAACCAATAGCCGGTTCGAGGTTCGCTACTTTTGCAGTTTATTCCCGATCCTGATCGCGTTTGCCGGGGTCGGTGTGGATGCGCTGTTCAGCGGATTGTTCGCCAAAACAAAGGGCGGGGTTTCTCTATCCGGAGGTATGGTGCGGCGAACGGCGGGCATTACACTGGCGGCGATTCTCGTGTCGTGGCTGCTGATGAATGACCTGCTGGTGATTGGTCTGAAAAGCAGAGGGTACAACTATAAAGACATGGCGCAATGGATTGGCCGTAATGTGCCGGAAGGCGGCCTGTACGCCAACATGAGTATTTATGAGATGCGTGGCGTTCCAAGTGCCTACCCGACACCGGGACGTCAGGCGACGTTTGTCAGCGCGAACGGCACCACTCAGGATTTTCTCATGAATCCGGTGCCCGGCCTGACCCGGGATCTGTTCAGCCTTCAACCCAATGCCTGCCTGCTGG
This window contains:
- the rfbF gene encoding glucose-1-phosphate cytidylyltransferase, whose product is MKVVILAGGLGTRISEETAIKPKPLIEVGGRPLLWHVMKLYSAFGLTDFVICLGYKGYMIKEFFANYFLHMSDVTINLSNNEIKVHNNYSDPWTVTLVDTGENTMTGGRIKRIKPYLVDGEDFCLTYGDGVGDVNIGKLLEFHRNQKTLATLTATRPPGRFGALRIANNKALDFEEKPAGDRAWVNGGFFVCSPKVLDYIESDQTVWEREPMNRLTSEGQLSTYLHEGFWQPVDTLRDKTSLQELWDGGKAPWKVWA
- a CDS encoding glycosyltransferase family 2 protein codes for the protein MNDSSRGKLLSVIVPFLNETEILDLFFEELMVHLKELDMPFEVICVDNASTDDTYGQLLLWRHRHPEIKVIRFSRYFGKEMALTAGLDYAKGDAVILMDPDLQDPPAMMADFIAKWREGYDMVYATRCRSGIESGVKTFLNTLFYKVFNIVSENGIPYRTGDFRLIDAKIVEVIRHIREKSRFLRSLTAWAGFKSTAIMFDRPERIKGKSKSNWVFLWNYAIDAILSTTNRPLRIWSYIGLGVSMVAILAAIALVIRTVVFGKDVLGYASMMTTILFLGGFQLISVGVVAEYLGRVYREVQNRPLYVIDQSHGVDASRLPPCPNKIRNLHNGI
- a CDS encoding class I SAM-dependent methyltransferase; the protein is MASKIWKQCRTCGNPHLVPVVDMGKQPLSGVFPKPSEPDPSSSPLDLIRCDISATPGACGLVQLRDTADLGEMYGSTYGYFSSISPTMTAHLTGKVRDLVAYAKPCRGDVILDIGSNDGTLLNAYGSEAGFVRVGMDPSAEKFRHNYQPDINVVYDFFSEKGTRSMIGSKNCKIITSIAMFYDLDDPLSFIRQIRALLAVDGVWALELAYMPLFLKQLSYDQICHEHVTYYGLRQMDWMMRQEGLKILSVSFNDMNGGSFYLYVGRADGPRVPEQECINSLLASEAELDSPRPYQRLHNRMLAHRDDVKNFFKIMRAAGKKVYGYGASTKGNVVINYCDIGPADLVAIGDRNPEKDGLVTPGSRIPIISHEKLRALKPDYLFVFIWHFRSEVIRDEMDFLRRGGTLIFSLPRLHLVDINNYERYLDNDFGDQSFLL
- a CDS encoding NAD(P)-dependent oxidoreductase: MSAAEKSSEFYWPDQRVLITGADGFLGGAMTRSLLSRGASVYALVWSGNQECDVKNLMASGAAIVRGDVADISLLTSLCGDSGINTVFHLAAINSNTGTLPPYALWEANIRGVYTVLEACRAASPRARVIIASSREAEECFSGLSARPHHPYMVSKASAELIARSYSDTFNLPSACVRSDNLYGGGDRNWQRLIPGTIRSLLQGEAPVIRGDGQLARAYVYIDDAVNAYCAIAERLHRKDIRGQIFRLSTGINSSVLDTVRQLVEISGRNDLDPRILHEKCDERVDEVYMPVREKQLLDWENTTGLHEGLARTYEWYRTHSGELS